TCTAGGGTAATATCGTATTTCTCTTTTAATATTGGCGCTACAGTTAGATTTAACCACCTATTTCTGTTTTCATCTCCACCCCAGCCATAGAATCTAACAGTTTTTCCTTTAGCTTGTTCAATAATAGTATCAAAATCTGCATTAGGGTCAAATTCTTGAGAGACTATTCCATTTCTACTATCCTTAGGTGAATCTGCTATGTCTTTCTCTCCGCTACATCCAGTAACTAAGAATAGGACCATTATAATTACTAGAATTGACGTTAATCCTTTGCTTTTCATTTTATCCTCCTTATGTTTCTTATGTTTGGGAATTTTTATTCACAACAATTATAACATAAAGAATTCTATAAATTATTGAACTTAGAATAATAAATATCTATAGTTGATATATGACGTATCAGTTATTTTTATAGTTTCAATTTTTTTCACACAATTATATTGTTATAATGAGTCTGATAAAAAAGGAACAATTAGTTATAAAAAAACGTCCATACTATAATGGTATTTTTTGTTGGCAATATTAAAAGAGAGGCAAGATGCTTGTGCTTAATAAAAAGAGAGTAGTTCTAGCTATAATTATAATAATGATTATAATAGTTATTTATTTAGTAACTAGTGAAGAACATGTTTTACATAATTTAGAGTTAGCTCCAAATCAAAAGCTTGTAGATTATGCATTAAACGAACATTGGCTTTTTGCTATTATTGAAGAAAAAAGCTTAAGCGATAAAGAAAGATATATTTACATATACAAATTAGATGATTTTTCAAATAAAGTAAATTGGCTAAAAGTTGCTGAATATGACTTTACATATGTTTGGCCGTGGAAGATTGAGTTAGGAAATTTGGACTACACAGATGGTCCTCAAATAGTTATGGGGGTAAATAAATCTACTTATTTTGATAAGGAAGTAAATAATCGGTTCTTTGTTTTTAACTGGGATGGAGAGAAGCTTTATAAGAAATGGACTGGTACAAGACTAGGCTATTATTTAAAAGATTTTTATATAATGGACCTTTTAAGTATAAAGGGAGAAGAACTTGTGGTTATAGACAAAAACCAAAATGGAGAAGAGAGATTATTGATATACTATTGGTTGGATTTTGGATTCCAGCTTTTGGCTGAAAGTGAAATTTATGATATAATAGAGGATGTAAAATACTTAGATAATAATCTACTGGAGCTTACATATAATAAATGGGGTAAAAAATTTACTTCAAGAGTAATGGTAAAAGATGGATGGATTATAGAGGTCGACTAGTCGAGGAGGGGATAAAATTGAGATCATTAGCAAAACTATTAGTTACAATAATTATTTTGAACAGTATTTTAGCTGGATGCACAAAGGACAAGGAAATTAGTAACATAGACGAAAATCCAACTAGTACAGTGATAGACTTAGGTAATATCATAGATGTAGAAAAATCTAATATGTGTTGGGATATACCTGAGGAGATAAAAAACATCCAATTTTCTTTTACTCCTACATCTTACGAGGCAAGGGTGAAGCCATATATCATTAATGAAGACCTTTCAAACATTGAAAATATCCATAGATTTACTGGTTTTACTGATGAGCAGAAAAGGATGATTGCAAAAAATGGGTTTATTGTACTACCAAGTCAAAACACTAAATTACACCATATATATGAGTATAACGAATACTTAGACATACCTAATTTTGTAACTACAGATGTAGTGCTCCATTTATATCATCATTTTTTTGGAAAATCACTTATTTATGTTGAATCAGAGATTTTATCCAAGGACTTAGAAATATTAACAGATAACATGTTAAAGAAGTCTATTGCACTGCTAGGAAAAATTGAAGATAAAAAATTAAAAGTTCTTCAAGGGAAGAATGTGGCATATTTTCTAGTTGCTAAAATGCTAGTATTGGGTAAGGATAATGTAAATGTTACTGTAGATAATCATATTTTAGAATTAGCTAAAAAGGAATATGAACTCATTAAAGAAGCTTCTGGTACTAATAAGTCTTTCTTATTTGAGGACCAAGACCTAGATTATTCACAGTTTACAGTAAGAGGCCATTATTCCAGAAATGAAAGGCTTCAAAATTTCTTTAGGACCATGATGTGGTATGGATTCACACCTATTAATCTGATGAATATGGAGACAGAAGAATTGTACTATGAAGAAACCTTAAAGGCACTTTTAATAGCTTATACAGCATTTATGGAGCATGACGGTTCTAATGACGTAAGATTGTGGAATAATATTTATGAACCAACTGGTTTTTATGTTGGCCAATCAGATGATATAAATATTTTAGATATGAGAGAGCTGCTGGTTTCAGTTTTTGGAGAGGATATAGATGTTAATAGCCTCAGTGATTCCACATATAAAGATAAAATTCATGAAGGAGTAAAAGACTTAAGGGAACCTAAAATAACAGGAAAATTCATAGAAAAGCCTGTTAACAAAAGCTTTAAGTTCATGGGTCAGAGATATATATTAGATGGGTATATAATGCAAGAATTAATGGAGCCACTCAAGAGACCAGTTCCTAATGGGTTAGATGTAATGGGAGTATTAGGAAGTAAGCGAGGAGAAGAACTACTATTCAAGGTTTATGAACCTCATAAAGCATGGCCAAAATATGAAGAAAAATACAAAGAGTTAAAATCAGAGGTAACTAGCTATAAAGACGAGCTTTGGCAGAGCAATTTATATAATGGTTGGCTTTGGTCAATACAAAAACAGTTAACAGAATATGACAAAAACTCTGGAATGCCTATTTTCATGACTAATGATGGTTGGAGAAGTAAATCACTAAATGCTGCATTATCGAGTTATGCAGAATTAAAGCATGATACTATATTATATGGAAAGCAGCCAGTAGCAGAGGCTGGTGGGGCAATGGCAGTTGCTGATCAGCATTATGTTGAACCAAATATCGAGTTATATGATACAATGCTTTGGCTAATGCAATATACTGTAGAGAATTTAAAGGCTAGGGACTTGCTTAATGATGGCTTATTAGAAGGGACTAAAAGTCATATAAAATTTCTAGAACTATTGAGAACAGTATCTATTAAAGAGCTGAATAATGAACCTCTAACAGAAGATGAGAAAAACAGTCTTTTTTGGACTGGAGGACATATTGAGGAGATAATGAATTGGTATGTGTTTGGAAGTGCATCTGAGGAGAATGTATATAATGGTGCATATTCCATTGAACAAAGCTCTATGTTAGTATCGGATGTAGCTACATTACCAGGTGAACACTATCTTAGTATGGGAACTGGGTACTTTGATGAGATCTATGTAGTTGTTCCTGTAAAAGGCAAGCTATATCTAACAAGAGGAGCAGTATACTCATACTATGAATTTACAAGTGATAAGCGATTAACAGATGAAGAATGGTGGGAGCTCCACGGGCTAAAGACTATTAAGGAAGAGCACTTTGAGTATTTGGAGTATGGAGAGCCGTCTAAGAAACTACCAGCACAACCTTTCTGGGTAAATACATTTAAATCTAGAACAAACAATATAGAAATAGAGCCACCGGAAGTAGATTGGGATAACTCAAATGAGTAGAATAGGAGGATAATATATGACAATCCAAAAAGTAAAATTCAATGAATATTCAAAAGATGCCTTAGAGCAAATAACCAAAGGAGCATTTCTTACAGTAAAGGATGGTGATAAAGTAAATACCATGACTATAGGATGGGGAAATATAGGTATAGTGTGGAATAAGCCAATATTCATGGTTGCAGTAAGATATTCTAGATATACATATAATCTTATAGAAAATTCAAAGGAGTTTACTGTAAGTATACCTATAAATAAGGATTTAAAAAAGGAACTAGCCTACTGTGGAAGATATTCAGGAAGAGATGTAAATAAATTCAAAGAATGTAATCTAACTATGGTAGATGGGCAGAAGGTATTAGCACCAGTTATAGGCGAATGTGAATTACACTATGAATGTAAGGTAGTCTACCAACAGGCAATGGAGCCTGCTACCGTAGCTAAGGAAATCAAAGATAAGTTCTATACAAACAATGACTATCATGTATTATATTTTGGAGAGATAGTTGATTGTTATTTAAAAAAATAAAGTTTGTCGACAATATCGGTATGCTCTCGCTTAATCTTTAGTAAAATATAGGAGGAAATAAGTGAAAAAAGCACTGAGTTAGTATATAATATAAATAATTAGTTACTGAGGAGCGTGTAGTTATGACAAATGAAATGTTTGAAAAACTACTTAGTGTGGTGGAAGGCATACAACAAGAGGTAAGAACTATAAACAATCGGCTTAATAATCTAGAAAATAGGTTTGACAATCTAGAAAACAAATTTGTTGGCTTGGAAAATAGGTTTGACAATCTAGAAAACAGATTTGTTGGCTTGGAAAATAGGTTTGACAATCTAGAAAACAAATTTGTTGGCTTGGAAAATAGGTTTGACAATCTAGAAAACAAATTTGTTGGCTTGGAAAATAGGTTTGACAATCTAGAAAACAGATTTGTTGGCTTGGAAAATAGGTTTGACAATCTGGAAAACAGATTTGTTGGCTTAGAAAATAAGCTTGATAGTCAAGAAAATAGGTTAGATAAGATTGAGACAAATGTTAGCAATATAGATGATAAGCTTAACAAGCTCGAAAGCAAGGTTGATAACAATCATAAAGAAGTTCTAGGGCGATTTGACAGTCTAGAAGATAAAATTAATGATTTAGAAGGTAAAAATGCTGCAAATCATGTATCTACATTAACTAAACTTGACAAAATAACAGATGATATTGAGTTTCTTGGTTATAAGGATTATCAAACAGAGAAAGAAGTATATAATATTAAGAAAAAGCTTGAAATTATTAAGTAGGATTAGTTAAAGGAGCAAGAGTAAGTTTATATCTTTTGTTCCTTTTTATTTTGAGAATTACTTCTAAAATCATCAGTTTTTCTAGCGTTACATCTTATTAAATGGTAAGATATAATGTAACAGTAAAAACTGTCGGAAAATGTACTTTAGGAGGCAGGCATGGACACTATAAAAAATGTAATAAATGTCGTAGGAGCTATATATAGAGATGATAAATGGCTTATGATAAAAAGAAGTGAGAAGGAAGAGTATGCGCCTGGAATAATTGCTATGGTAGGTGGTAAAGTAGAGAATGAGGGAGAAGAATACAATGTTCTTGAAAATACTTTAAGAAGAGAAGTAATGGAAGAGGTAGGTATTGAACTTAGTGAGAAGTTGATATATATCGAAAGCATAGGGTTTATTTCTAAAAAGTGGGGGCCAGTTGTAGATGTGATATTTCTCTGTAAGCTTGAAAAAGGTGAGCCATACCCAGCGTCACCTAGTGAGGTTGCAGAAGTCTATTGGATGACAACAGAGGAAATTTCAGAAAATGAAAAAGTTCCACAGTGGGTGAAGAAGTGCATTAGTAATGCAGACAAAGTAAGACTTAGTTTAAACGGTAATTGAATTAAAAATTAAAGGAATGATTTTATGCTTCAATTTTTACCTATAAATAAAGAAGAAATGAAGGAAAGAGGCTGGGAACAGCCGGACTTTATACTGATTACAGGAGATGCATATGTAGACCATCCTTCCTTTGGAGCTGCCATAATTGGAAGATTATTAGAAAATGAGGGCTTTAAAGTAGGGGTCATATCTCAACCTTCTTGGCAAAGCACTAAGGACTTTAGAAAACTTGGAAAGCCTAGACTTGCATTTTTAATAACTGGTGGAAATATTGATTCAATGGTAAACCATTATACAGTTGCCAAGAGAAGAAGGAAAGCAGATGCATATTCCCCAGGTGGAAAGATGGGACTTCGTCCAGATAGAGCAACTATAGTCTATGGAAACAGAGCAAAGGAAGCCTATAGCGATGTACCTATTATACTAGGGGGAATAGAGGCTAGTCTTAGAAGATTAGCTCACTATGACTATTGGGATGATAAGGTCAGACGTTCAATACTATTAGATTCAAAAGCAGATTTATTAGTGTACGGTATGGGAGAAAAGCAAATAATTGATATTGCCCATGGTCTTGATAATGGAATAGATATTCAATATCTAAACTTCATAAAAGGAACTGTATATAAAACTAAGACAATAAGCCATATACATGATGGTATTATATTGCCATCATATGATGAAATAATTGAATCAAAGAAAAAATATGCTGAAAGCTTCATGGTTCAGCACAATAATATGGACGCAATGTGGGGTAAGACTTTAATAGAGCCCTATAGAGATGTATATGTAGTAGAAAATCCACCTGCAAAGCCATTGGAACAGTCTGAACTAGATAAAACATACTCCTTGCAATACATGAGAAACTACCATCCAATATATGAGGAAGCAGGTGGGGTTCCTGCCATAGAAGAGGTTAAATTTAGTATCATAAGTAACAGAGGTTGCTTTGGAAGCTGTAGTTTTTGTGCCCTTACTTTTCATCAAGGAAGAGTTGTACAAGCTAGGAGCCATATATCCATAATTACAGAGGCTAATAAGATTGTTTGGGAACCAGACTTTAAGGGATATATACATGATGTAGGAGGACCTACAGCTAACTTTAGACACAGAGCCTGTGAAAAGCAGGTTAAGTATGGAGTATGTAAAAACAAACAATGTCTTTTTCCAAATCCTTGTAGTCAATTATATATAGATCATCAGGATTATTTAAGCCTTTTAAGAAAATTAAGACAGTTGCCAAATGTAAAAAAGGTTTTTGTTCGTTCTGGAATAAGATATGACTATCTAATACATGACAAAGATGATGAATTCTTCAACGAGTTATGCCAGCATCATATAAGTGGTCAATTAAAGGTTGCACCTGAACATATATCTCCAAATGTACTAGAGAAAATGGGTAAACCTAAGAAGGAAGTATATGAAAAGTTCGTGAATAAATATAAAAAAATAAATGAAGATCTAGGCTTAACTCAGTTTATAGTGCCATATTTAATGTCCAGTCATCCAGGCTCTACACTAAAAGAAGCTATAGAGCTAGCAGAATATCTTAGGGATTTAGGCTATATGCCTGAACAGGTACAAGACTTTTATCCAACACCAGGAACTTTATCGACCTGCATGTATTATACAGGCTTAGACCCTAGAACAATGGAAGAAGTATATGTACCTAAAAACTCTCGGGAAAAGGCAATGCAAAGGGCATTGATACAATACAGAAACCCTAAGAATTATGACTTAGTATATGAAGCTCTTGTACAGGCTGGAAGAACTGATTTAATAGGCTTTGGAGGAAAATGTTTAATATGGCCTAGGAAAAAAGGAAATGAGAGAAAAAACACTAGAGTTAAAGGAAGTCCTAACAAGGATATTAGAGGTAATAAAAATAATAGAGTTAGTAAGAAATCCAAGAGTGATAAAAATAGTAGAAACAGCAAAGAGAATAAAAGAAAAGAAGAAAGAAAAAAATAAAAAGTAGAATTAGAGCATAGCTACTCTCATTAATTTAGAGGGTATTTTTGGATTAATATATCTACTTGAACTGGAAGAAACTAAATATATGTTTTTTAAGAGTATCATTTATCAATTTTTATTGATTTTTATATATAGTATGATAAAATAGCTTTTGTTGGAATTTTATTTGGAAAGAGGAATAATAGTGAAAACAAAAAGAGATGATATACGAAACTTAGCTATAATCGCCCATGTTGATCATGGCAAAACTACACTAGTTGACCAGCTTTTAAGACAAAGTGGTACATTTAGGGTAAATCAAGTCCTTACAGAAAGGGTTATGGATTCAAACGACTTAGAAAGAGAACGTGGTATCACAATACTATCCAAAAATACAGCTGTATATTATAAAGATATAAAAATAAATATTATAGATACTCCTGGTCATGCCGACTTTGGGGGAGAAGTAGAACGTGTTCTTAAAATGGTAAATGGAGTGATTTTAGTAGTAGATGCTTTTGAAGGTGCTATGCCACAGACAAAGTTTGTATTAAAAAATGCATTAGAATTAAATCTACCTGTAATAGTATGTATAAATAAGATAGATAGGCCAGAGGCAAGACCAAACGAAGTAATAGATGAAGTTCTGGACTTATTCATAGAGTTAGGCGCAGATGAGAGCCAACTGGATTGTCCCTTTGTATTTGCATCTGCAAAAGGTGGAACTGCTTCATTAGATATGAATGAACAAAAAGACAATATGGAAGATTTATTTGAAACCATAATAAAATACATCCCAGCTCCAGAAGGAGAGAGAGATGAGCCTCTTCAAGTTCTAATATCTACAATAGACTATAACGAGTATGTGGGTAGAATAGGTATTGGAAAGGTTGAAAGGGGAAGCATTAAAGTAAATGAGCCAGCTGTGATAGTGAATTATTTAGAACCAGAGGTTCAGAAAAAAGTAAAAATAACCAAGATATACGAGTTCGAGGGACTTAATAGAGTAGAAGTAGATAGTGCTGAAATAGGAAGCATAATAGCAGTATCTGGTGTAGAAGGAATACACATAGGGGACACTATATGTGCACCAGAAAGACCAGAGCCACTTCCTTTTGTTAAGATATCTGAACCAACTATTGCAATGACATTTTCAGTTAATAACAGTCCTTTTGCTGGTCAAGAAGGAAAATTCGTGACATCCAGACAGGTTAGAGAAAGACTTTTTAAGGAGCTTAATACAGATGTAAGCTTAAGAGTAGAAGAAACTGAATCAACAGATTCATTTAAGGTATCAGGAAGAGGAGAACTTCATCTCTCAATATTAATAGAGACTATGAGAAGAGAAGGATACGAATTTCAAGTCTCAAAGCCAGAGGTTTTATTTAAAACTATAGATGGAAAAAAACATGAACCTATTGAAAAAGTTATTATAGATGTGCCTGAAGAATACGTAGGTTCAGTTATAGAAAAGCTAGGCCAGAGAAAAGGTGAACTGATTACTATGACTCAACCTAGTGGAGGCTATACTAGATTAGAGTTTATGATACCAGCTAGAGGCTTAATTGGTTATCGCTCAGAGTTCATGACAGATACTAGAGGTAATGGAATATTGAATTCAGTATTTGAAGGATATCAGCCATATAAAGGAGATATACCTAGAAGACCACAAGGTTCACTAGTAGCCTTTGAATCTGGAGAAGCAGTGACATATGGGTTGTATGCAGCCCAAGAAAGAGGAATACTATTCATTACACCAGGAACCAAGGTATATGAAGGTATGGTAGTAGGGCAAAATGCAAAATCAGGGGATATAGAAGTGAATGTATGTAAGAGAAAACAGCTTACAAATACGAGAGCATCAGGTTCAGATGATGCACTAAGACTTTCACCACCTAAGATTATGAGTCTTGAAGAAGCACTAGAATTCATAGAAGATGATGAACTACTAGAGATTACTCCTGAAAACATTAGAGTAAGAAAAAGTATACTTGACCATAATCTAAGGTATAAATCTAAGAAAAAATAGATAGAAAGCCATAGTTGAAATTATTCTAGCTATGGCTTTTTTATTTTTCGATTTTTTAATTTTTTAAGAAAAATGATAAAATTTAGAAATAAAGTTGACAAAAGAATAACATTGAAATAGAATTTTTTTAGAAATAGAATAACTCCGAGTTTATAATCCTAAAGACAAGAGTCAATGGATATAAGCCTATGGGTATGAATAGAAATGTTCATGCCTCCCGTGTTTGGAAA
This genomic stretch from Proteiniborus sp. DW1 harbors:
- a CDS encoding DUF3160 domain-containing protein, translated to MRSLAKLLVTIIILNSILAGCTKDKEISNIDENPTSTVIDLGNIIDVEKSNMCWDIPEEIKNIQFSFTPTSYEARVKPYIINEDLSNIENIHRFTGFTDEQKRMIAKNGFIVLPSQNTKLHHIYEYNEYLDIPNFVTTDVVLHLYHHFFGKSLIYVESEILSKDLEILTDNMLKKSIALLGKIEDKKLKVLQGKNVAYFLVAKMLVLGKDNVNVTVDNHILELAKKEYELIKEASGTNKSFLFEDQDLDYSQFTVRGHYSRNERLQNFFRTMMWYGFTPINLMNMETEELYYEETLKALLIAYTAFMEHDGSNDVRLWNNIYEPTGFYVGQSDDINILDMRELLVSVFGEDIDVNSLSDSTYKDKIHEGVKDLREPKITGKFIEKPVNKSFKFMGQRYILDGYIMQELMEPLKRPVPNGLDVMGVLGSKRGEELLFKVYEPHKAWPKYEEKYKELKSEVTSYKDELWQSNLYNGWLWSIQKQLTEYDKNSGMPIFMTNDGWRSKSLNAALSSYAELKHDTILYGKQPVAEAGGAMAVADQHYVEPNIELYDTMLWLMQYTVENLKARDLLNDGLLEGTKSHIKFLELLRTVSIKELNNEPLTEDEKNSLFWTGGHIEEIMNWYVFGSASEENVYNGAYSIEQSSMLVSDVATLPGEHYLSMGTGYFDEIYVVVPVKGKLYLTRGAVYSYYEFTSDKRLTDEEWWELHGLKTIKEEHFEYLEYGEPSKKLPAQPFWVNTFKSRTNNIEIEPPEVDWDNSNE
- a CDS encoding flavin reductase family protein; the encoded protein is MTIQKVKFNEYSKDALEQITKGAFLTVKDGDKVNTMTIGWGNIGIVWNKPIFMVAVRYSRYTYNLIENSKEFTVSIPINKDLKKELAYCGRYSGRDVNKFKECNLTMVDGQKVLAPVIGECELHYECKVVYQQAMEPATVAKEIKDKFYTNNDYHVLYFGEIVDCYLKK
- a CDS encoding NUDIX hydrolase, whose product is MDTIKNVINVVGAIYRDDKWLMIKRSEKEEYAPGIIAMVGGKVENEGEEYNVLENTLRREVMEEVGIELSEKLIYIESIGFISKKWGPVVDVIFLCKLEKGEPYPASPSEVAEVYWMTTEEISENEKVPQWVKKCISNADKVRLSLNGN
- a CDS encoding YgiQ family radical SAM protein, yielding MLQFLPINKEEMKERGWEQPDFILITGDAYVDHPSFGAAIIGRLLENEGFKVGVISQPSWQSTKDFRKLGKPRLAFLITGGNIDSMVNHYTVAKRRRKADAYSPGGKMGLRPDRATIVYGNRAKEAYSDVPIILGGIEASLRRLAHYDYWDDKVRRSILLDSKADLLVYGMGEKQIIDIAHGLDNGIDIQYLNFIKGTVYKTKTISHIHDGIILPSYDEIIESKKKYAESFMVQHNNMDAMWGKTLIEPYRDVYVVENPPAKPLEQSELDKTYSLQYMRNYHPIYEEAGGVPAIEEVKFSIISNRGCFGSCSFCALTFHQGRVVQARSHISIITEANKIVWEPDFKGYIHDVGGPTANFRHRACEKQVKYGVCKNKQCLFPNPCSQLYIDHQDYLSLLRKLRQLPNVKKVFVRSGIRYDYLIHDKDDEFFNELCQHHISGQLKVAPEHISPNVLEKMGKPKKEVYEKFVNKYKKINEDLGLTQFIVPYLMSSHPGSTLKEAIELAEYLRDLGYMPEQVQDFYPTPGTLSTCMYYTGLDPRTMEEVYVPKNSREKAMQRALIQYRNPKNYDLVYEALVQAGRTDLIGFGGKCLIWPRKKGNERKNTRVKGSPNKDIRGNKNNRVSKKSKSDKNSRNSKENKRKEERKK
- the typA gene encoding translational GTPase TypA, whose product is MKTKRDDIRNLAIIAHVDHGKTTLVDQLLRQSGTFRVNQVLTERVMDSNDLERERGITILSKNTAVYYKDIKINIIDTPGHADFGGEVERVLKMVNGVILVVDAFEGAMPQTKFVLKNALELNLPVIVCINKIDRPEARPNEVIDEVLDLFIELGADESQLDCPFVFASAKGGTASLDMNEQKDNMEDLFETIIKYIPAPEGERDEPLQVLISTIDYNEYVGRIGIGKVERGSIKVNEPAVIVNYLEPEVQKKVKITKIYEFEGLNRVEVDSAEIGSIIAVSGVEGIHIGDTICAPERPEPLPFVKISEPTIAMTFSVNNSPFAGQEGKFVTSRQVRERLFKELNTDVSLRVEETESTDSFKVSGRGELHLSILIETMRREGYEFQVSKPEVLFKTIDGKKHEPIEKVIIDVPEEYVGSVIEKLGQRKGELITMTQPSGGYTRLEFMIPARGLIGYRSEFMTDTRGNGILNSVFEGYQPYKGDIPRRPQGSLVAFESGEAVTYGLYAAQERGILFITPGTKVYEGMVVGQNAKSGDIEVNVCKRKQLTNTRASGSDDALRLSPPKIMSLEEALEFIEDDELLEITPENIRVRKSILDHNLRYKSKKK